In Aristaeella hokkaidonensis, the following are encoded in one genomic region:
- a CDS encoding peptidoglycan D,D-transpeptidase FtsI family protein, whose protein sequence is MEKKKKSPEFWRYAAFLVILFGIFTWLISGLVRLQLDQSDELLEKAQDTRTKTIALRGKRGNITTSDSVLMAADENIYNVTFQKDASANSKALYKSYTASILETIKIVEKNGGTIDVSFVIRRKPEPKEVEEKDEAGNIVKKIIDPNPDVAVGDWEFHFGSGVSESVLETRERQWRSNNYLTNTTKYGTPLQCIEALKKRYQLDGDVREIYNLDEDISEETMLKVMAIYSEMQMNIFNSQPIVIAKDVKYETVIEIETRAMMLPGMSIEIGTKRIYPRHTLACQIIGYTGAIPSRATWLNLQAKGYSYNDTIGRDGIEYSMEDWLTQNSSVRKGQRVVERDQMSRIVREFEELHIDPQDGNNVKLTLNAAYQAEAERCIRNNVNKVRDLQEKKLDTEKWKEDNKKDIHKRDWNKYPLALAEHGCLIVLDMQCRVLALANYPTYDLNALVAGGDEAMEILGDERNVLLNYGIHARGTPGSIFKMVTAMGALSEGKLAEGEMITDAGYFTKYNKDLSTAPKCWISKNARWQHANQTIQDGLEHSCNYFFYELSDRLQEELLYRYANLFGLTSRTGIDLPGEVRSVVGSQRTLYDPDRPVNEANQDTSLPIIVFNSIKKHLRNCGGFRDIYYDDERLSVCAKKLMDMAVRTNESDWLDSMRTILMEELNMSKEMVYLQSVIGDTYNYMNDIKWGGGQTILTGIGQSVTVLTPIAVARYVATVANGGKLYNVSLIDNITSPDGEILSQREPSLINTIPNADKYMHLIHEGMQGVADESGTAGKYFRNWPYQKQIAAKTGTAQVTSIDLENNSWFVCFVPYENPEIAIACFIPNGYSGSESCHAPKEFIEWYMNQKDLREVEITLPYGNMLAP, encoded by the coding sequence ATGGAAAAGAAAAAGAAATCACCCGAATTCTGGCGTTATGCTGCTTTTCTGGTTATTCTCTTTGGCATTTTTACCTGGCTTATTTCTGGTCTTGTCAGACTTCAGCTGGATCAGAGTGACGAACTGCTTGAAAAAGCACAGGATACAAGAACCAAAACCATCGCCCTTCGCGGCAAGCGCGGCAATATTACCACCTCAGACTCCGTGCTGATGGCTGCGGATGAGAATATATACAATGTGACCTTTCAGAAGGATGCTTCCGCCAATTCAAAGGCTTTGTACAAAAGTTATACTGCCTCCATTCTTGAAACCATCAAAATTGTGGAAAAAAACGGCGGAACCATAGATGTTTCCTTCGTCATCAGGCGCAAGCCTGAGCCGAAGGAAGTGGAGGAAAAAGACGAAGCCGGCAACATTGTCAAAAAGATCATTGATCCCAATCCGGATGTCGCTGTCGGAGACTGGGAATTCCATTTCGGCAGCGGTGTTTCCGAGTCTGTTCTGGAAACCCGTGAGCGCCAGTGGCGTTCCAATAACTACCTGACCAATACAACCAAGTACGGCACGCCGCTGCAGTGTATTGAAGCACTTAAAAAACGGTATCAGCTGGATGGCGATGTCAGGGAAATATACAATCTGGATGAAGATATTTCCGAGGAAACCATGCTGAAAGTCATGGCCATTTATTCGGAAATGCAGATGAATATCTTCAACTCCCAGCCCATTGTTATTGCCAAGGACGTTAAATACGAAACCGTTATTGAAATTGAAACCCGTGCCATGATGCTGCCGGGTATGAGCATTGAAATCGGCACCAAGCGGATTTATCCCCGTCATACGCTGGCCTGCCAGATTATCGGTTATACCGGTGCTATTCCGTCCCGGGCCACCTGGCTGAACCTTCAGGCCAAAGGCTATTCATATAATGATACCATCGGCCGCGACGGCATCGAGTACTCCATGGAAGACTGGCTGACGCAGAATTCCTCTGTGCGCAAAGGCCAGCGCGTGGTGGAACGTGACCAGATGTCCCGGATCGTTCGTGAATTTGAAGAACTGCACATAGACCCCCAGGACGGCAACAACGTCAAACTTACCCTCAACGCCGCCTATCAGGCTGAAGCTGAAAGATGTATCAGGAATAATGTCAATAAAGTCCGTGATCTTCAGGAAAAGAAGCTTGATACCGAAAAATGGAAAGAAGATAACAAAAAGGATATCCATAAGCGTGACTGGAACAAGTATCCGCTGGCCCTGGCGGAACACGGATGCCTGATCGTGCTGGATATGCAATGCCGCGTCCTGGCCCTGGCCAATTATCCCACCTATGACCTGAATGCGCTGGTTGCCGGTGGAGATGAAGCCATGGAAATCCTGGGAGATGAACGCAACGTTCTCCTGAATTACGGTATCCATGCCCGCGGAACACCCGGATCCATTTTCAAGATGGTGACGGCCATGGGTGCCCTTTCTGAAGGAAAACTTGCAGAAGGTGAAATGATCACGGATGCGGGTTATTTCACCAAATACAACAAGGACCTTTCCACCGCGCCGAAATGCTGGATCAGCAAAAACGCCCGGTGGCAGCATGCCAACCAGACGATTCAGGACGGTCTGGAGCATTCCTGCAACTACTTCTTTTATGAATTATCTGACCGTCTGCAGGAAGAACTGCTGTATCGTTATGCGAACCTGTTCGGTCTCACCAGCCGGACCGGTATCGACCTGCCCGGTGAGGTCCGCTCCGTCGTTGGCAGCCAGAGAACCCTGTATGACCCGGATCGTCCTGTCAACGAAGCAAATCAGGATACGTCCCTGCCCATCATCGTTTTCAACTCCATCAAGAAACATCTGCGTAACTGCGGTGGTTTCCGGGATATCTATTATGATGATGAGCGCCTGTCGGTGTGCGCGAAAAAACTCATGGACATGGCTGTCAGGACCAATGAAAGTGACTGGCTGGACAGTATGCGTACCATCCTGATGGAAGAACTGAACATGAGCAAGGAAATGGTTTATCTTCAGTCCGTCATCGGCGATACCTACAACTACATGAATGACATCAAGTGGGGTGGCGGCCAGACCATCCTGACCGGTATCGGCCAGTCTGTTACCGTGCTTACCCCCATTGCCGTTGCCCGTTACGTGGCTACTGTAGCAAATGGCGGTAAGTTATACAACGTCTCCCTGATTGATAACATTACCTCTCCGGACGGTGAAATCCTGTCCCAGCGTGAACCTTCCCTGATCAATACCATTCCCAACGCGGACAAATACATGCACCTTATTCATGAAGGCATGCAGGGCGTTGCTGACGAATCCGGTACCGCCGGTAAGTATTTCAGGAACTGGCCTTATCAGAAGCAGATTGCAGCAAAAACAGGAACCGCCCAGGTTACCTCCATTGACCTGGAGAACAACTCCTGGTTTGTCTGCTTCGTACCCTACGAAAATCCTGAAATCGCCATCGCCTGCTTTATTCCCAATGGATATTCCGGTTCAGAATCCTGCCATGCGCCGAAAGAGTTCATTGAATGGTATATGAATCAGAAGGATCTGCGCGAAGTCGAAATCACACTGCCTTACGGCAATATGCTGGCGCCGTAA